The Dehalococcoidia bacterium genome includes a window with the following:
- a CDS encoding MarR family transcriptional regulator has product MTPAGAPAVLKLLADDLRWRIAGELRWTDRTVRELVEQLGVPQNLVSYHLGLLRAGGLVRAHRSDADGRATYYALDAAALDAALAGLTRQLSAPPPLSNVAFVCTHNQARSQMAEGWFRHLVGAAARVRSAGVDPRPLHPLAIRVMAEAGIDISGQRSNGLDALLDDPPELVITVCDRAREACPPALGVRQLHWSIPSPVDAPAEERLAAFRRAREEIRERVARLVALVS; this is encoded by the coding sequence ATGACCCCAGCGGGCGCGCCGGCAGTGCTCAAGCTGCTGGCTGATGACCTGCGCTGGCGTATTGCCGGCGAACTGCGCTGGACAGACCGCACCGTCCGCGAGCTGGTGGAGCAGCTTGGCGTGCCTCAGAACCTCGTCTCGTACCATCTTGGGCTGCTGCGCGCCGGCGGGCTGGTGCGCGCCCATCGCTCGGATGCTGATGGCCGCGCGACCTACTATGCGCTTGACGCGGCGGCGCTGGATGCTGCGCTCGCTGGCCTCACGCGTCAACTGAGTGCGCCGCCCCCGCTGTCGAACGTCGCCTTTGTCTGCACGCACAATCAGGCGCGTTCCCAGATGGCCGAAGGATGGTTTCGCCATTTGGTCGGTGCCGCAGCGCGCGTGCGGAGCGCAGGTGTCGACCCCCGACCGCTGCACCCGCTTGCGATCCGCGTCATGGCTGAGGCGGGCATCGACATCAGCGGCCAGCGGTCGAACGGGCTGGATGCCCTGCTTGACGACCCGCCGGAGCTGGTTATCACTGTTTGCGACCGCGCTCGCGAAGCGTGTCCGCCAGCGCTCGGCGTCCGCCAGCTCCACTGGAGCATCCCCTCGCCTGTCGACGCGCCGGCCGAGGAGCGTCTCGCCGCCTTTCGCCGGGCGCGCGAGGAGATCCGCGAGCGAGTGGCCCGCCTCGTCGCGCTAGTATCCTGA
- a CDS encoding OsmC family protein: MGTQRLIWRDGVRFTGIDSWGHTVEIGGDEQGSGLKPSDLVPLALAACTAYDVVTILTKQRQQLRGFEAQIETTQDDQPPWAFRRIAVHFTLRGAVDPKKAAKAIALAERSYCSVAATLRPTVELAFTFEVTA; encoded by the coding sequence ATGGGAACGCAGCGGCTGATCTGGCGCGATGGCGTCCGCTTTACCGGCATCGACTCTTGGGGGCACACGGTCGAGATCGGCGGCGACGAACAGGGAAGCGGCCTGAAGCCCTCTGACCTTGTGCCGCTGGCACTTGCCGCTTGCACTGCCTACGACGTCGTCACCATCTTGACCAAACAGCGGCAACAGTTGCGCGGCTTCGAGGCGCAGATCGAGACGACGCAGGACGACCAGCCGCCGTGGGCGTTCCGCCGCATCGCCGTTCACTTCACGCTCCGCGGCGCGGTCGACCCGAAGAAGGCCGCCAAGGCGATTGCCCTCGCCGAGCGCTCCTACTGCTCGGTCGCCGCTACCCTCCGCCCGACGGTCGAGCTCGCTTTCACCTTCGAGGTGACCGCCTAG
- a CDS encoding FAD-dependent monooxygenase: MTILIIGAGIGGLSAALALLQRGIAAEVYEEASELGDVGAGLSIQPNARRVLASLGLIEDLADDVVAANGAARRDYWTGEILSLNRYEQADWRTSENGVWFVHRADLHRALVTGIRRLAPGAIHLDHQLVGLTQDDTGVEAHFANGRTVRGTALVGADGLRSATRAALFGPERPRFSGIVAWRGLVPMERLPPGLISPDSCRWIGPTTRILCYPVRRRTLLNFVAAAANQTWQVESWKVHSELSELLAAFEGADPTIHEIVSQTPPELLYKWALFDRDPLPTWTVGRVTLLGDAAHPMLPFLGQGAGIAMEDAIVLARCLEAEQDVAAALARYERVRKPRATTVQLESRANAQVPFDRADETSLYGRISQRQRAALEAYDATTVPI; the protein is encoded by the coding sequence GTGACCATCCTCATCATCGGCGCCGGGATCGGCGGGCTGAGCGCGGCGCTTGCCCTCCTGCAGCGCGGGATCGCTGCCGAGGTGTATGAGGAGGCGTCCGAACTCGGCGATGTCGGCGCCGGGCTGTCGATCCAGCCGAACGCGCGCCGCGTCCTCGCCAGTCTCGGCCTGATCGAGGACCTGGCCGACGATGTCGTCGCCGCTAACGGCGCCGCTCGCCGCGATTACTGGACCGGCGAGATCCTCAGTCTCAACCGCTACGAGCAGGCCGACTGGCGGACGAGCGAGAACGGCGTCTGGTTCGTGCACCGCGCTGACCTCCATCGCGCTCTCGTTACCGGCATCCGCCGGCTCGCGCCCGGAGCGATCCATCTCGATCACCAGCTGGTCGGGCTGACGCAGGATGACACCGGCGTGGAGGCGCACTTCGCGAACGGCCGGACGGTGCGCGGGACGGCGCTGGTCGGCGCGGACGGACTGCGCTCCGCAACTCGCGCTGCGCTCTTCGGCCCCGAGCGCCCGCGTTTCAGCGGCATTGTCGCTTGGCGCGGTCTCGTGCCGATGGAGCGCCTCCCGCCCGGCTTGATCTCGCCGGACAGCTGTCGCTGGATTGGGCCGACGACCCGCATCCTCTGTTATCCCGTGCGGCGCCGGACGCTCCTCAACTTTGTCGCTGCTGCCGCCAACCAGACGTGGCAGGTCGAAAGCTGGAAAGTCCATTCCGAGCTGAGCGAATTGCTCGCTGCTTTTGAGGGAGCCGACCCGACGATCCATGAGATCGTCAGCCAGACCCCTCCCGAACTGCTCTACAAGTGGGCGCTCTTCGACCGTGACCCGCTGCCGACTTGGACCGTCGGGCGGGTGACGTTGCTCGGCGACGCTGCGCACCCGATGCTGCCGTTCCTCGGCCAAGGCGCGGGGATCGCGATGGAAGATGCCATCGTCCTTGCCCGCTGCCTCGAAGCGGAGCAGGATGTTGCCGCCGCCCTTGCCCGCTACGAACGGGTCCGCAAGCCGCGCGCTACGACAGTCCAGCTCGAATCCCGAGCGAATGCCCAGGTTCCGTTCGACCGCGCCGATGAGACCAGCCTCTACGGCCGCATTTCGCAGCGCCAGCGCGCTGCACTCGAGGCGTACGATGCCACTACCGTCCCGATTTGA
- a CDS encoding putative CRISPR-associated protein, protein MLPRDTVICTVGTSLFFNLRTAPEVPPRIQSAFQGTEWERLGQELAKLEPRDRLCGAEINTLEELRTKSWISLERIIFLVSDTEEGRAMGRVLTAYFKARRDIGIRADALIYRVIEGLQDERPREFKAQGLRNLVREIGAQVQKFGHDRVVVDATGGYKAQIAIAVIMGQVLNIPVLYKHERFSEIIDFPPLPVAFDYDFLGSQADLLVAFERGALLTATELGEVDEKLRVLLNEVDIDGETAFDLSPVGQIYLMGYRLRLPKQAPTLTPASSRTPPSFGSHHYPRGFEDFVKKVWTENGWIQTIHSLPYEGQAQIRKGISFRVQQVNGEPALVGSFKPDDFGARFRVRLENEQPAVLSAAAVALNDRYQPAPR, encoded by the coding sequence ATGCTGCCTCGCGATACCGTGATCTGCACTGTTGGCACCAGTCTCTTCTTCAATCTGCGGACAGCGCCTGAAGTGCCGCCCCGCATCCAGTCCGCTTTCCAAGGAACGGAGTGGGAACGTCTCGGGCAAGAACTTGCCAAGCTCGAGCCGCGCGATCGGCTTTGCGGCGCCGAGATCAACACTCTCGAGGAACTCCGCACCAAGTCGTGGATCAGCCTAGAGCGGATCATCTTCCTCGTCTCAGACACTGAAGAAGGCCGGGCGATGGGACGGGTTTTGACGGCGTACTTCAAGGCGCGGCGGGACATCGGCATCCGGGCTGACGCTCTCATTTATCGCGTAATCGAAGGGCTGCAGGATGAGCGTCCGCGCGAATTCAAGGCGCAAGGTCTCCGCAACCTCGTGCGGGAGATCGGCGCTCAAGTCCAGAAGTTCGGCCACGACCGCGTTGTTGTCGACGCCACAGGGGGCTACAAAGCGCAAATCGCGATCGCGGTCATCATGGGCCAAGTGCTCAACATTCCGGTCCTCTACAAGCATGAGCGGTTTTCGGAGATCATCGACTTTCCGCCGCTGCCGGTCGCATTCGACTACGACTTTCTCGGCAGTCAGGCTGACCTGCTGGTCGCGTTCGAACGTGGCGCGCTGCTGACGGCGACGGAGCTCGGCGAAGTCGATGAGAAGCTGCGCGTTCTTCTGAATGAGGTCGACATCGACGGTGAGACTGCGTTCGATCTCAGCCCAGTCGGCCAGATCTATCTCATGGGCTATCGGCTCCGCCTGCCGAAGCAGGCGCCGACCCTGACACCAGCCAGCAGCCGAACGCCGCCGTCGTTCGGCTCCCACCACTATCCGCGCGGCTTCGAGGACTTCGTCAAGAAGGTCTGGACAGAGAACGGCTGGATCCAGACAATCCATTCCTTGCCCTATGAGGGGCAGGCGCAAATTCGCAAGGGCATCAGCTTCCGCGTCCAGCAGGTCAACGGCGAGCCGGCGCTCGTTGGCTCGTTCAAGCCCGATGACTTTGGCGCTCGCTTCCGGGTTCGGCTGGAGAACGAACAGCCGGCGGTGCTCAGCGCGGCCGCTGTCGCTCTGAACGATCGCTACCAGCCCGCGCCGCGCTGA
- a CDS encoding HD domain-containing protein, with translation MIVGRTIRSADNRVLLARGVRLDERLIEIVRARRLGSIWISTVAESRPSPITERVTRTARQHLDRLFQVSRLANPGDPRRLSEAERLIERLHEDVEAIIADVASGQVAERLGALGRHHEHTFNHSVDVAVVSAVIARKLYFDLSATRSLVLGALVHDIGKTRVPVEILNKPGPLNEEEWAVMRQHPIWGAEIVRAWELDDGVPATVALQHHEQQSGFGYPHGRRGTNRIYREAEAHFDPSRIHLAAEVVAVASVYVALISDQPYRPALDLRLAVPILRERAGPHLNRQIVEALLALVPSFPLGTPVRIVGGAYHGHKGVVVRIEDAHPSRPVVRLLTDRWGQRIRPIEIDTSQDDEAEVRADLGSALETILGGELEPPGREEMPS, from the coding sequence ATGATCGTCGGCCGAACGATTCGGAGCGCCGACAACCGCGTTCTCTTGGCGCGCGGGGTCCGGTTGGATGAGCGGCTGATCGAGATTGTGCGGGCGCGCCGCCTCGGCTCGATCTGGATCAGCACGGTCGCCGAAAGCAGGCCTAGCCCCATCACCGAGCGGGTCACCCGCACTGCGCGCCAGCATCTCGACCGGCTGTTTCAGGTCAGCCGTCTCGCCAACCCGGGCGACCCGCGCCGCCTCAGCGAGGCAGAGCGCTTGATCGAGCGGCTGCATGAGGATGTTGAGGCGATCATCGCGGACGTCGCGAGCGGCCAAGTTGCTGAACGGCTCGGCGCCCTCGGCCGCCACCACGAACACACCTTCAATCATTCGGTCGATGTCGCCGTCGTCTCCGCGGTGATCGCGCGCAAGCTGTACTTTGACCTGTCGGCAACGCGCTCGCTGGTGCTGGGCGCGCTCGTCCATGATATCGGCAAGACCCGCGTTCCCGTCGAGATCCTCAACAAGCCCGGCCCGCTAAACGAAGAAGAGTGGGCGGTGATGCGCCAACACCCCATTTGGGGAGCCGAGATCGTGCGCGCCTGGGAACTGGACGACGGCGTGCCGGCGACCGTCGCCTTGCAGCATCACGAGCAGCAGAGCGGCTTCGGCTACCCGCACGGTCGGCGCGGCACCAACCGCATCTACCGCGAGGCGGAGGCGCATTTCGATCCGTCCCGGATCCACCTTGCGGCAGAGGTGGTGGCGGTCGCGTCGGTCTATGTGGCGCTCATCTCCGACCAGCCGTACCGGCCGGCGCTCGACCTTCGGCTCGCGGTGCCGATCCTGCGCGAGCGGGCCGGTCCGCATCTCAACCGCCAGATTGTCGAGGCGCTGCTCGCCCTGGTGCCGTCGTTCCCGCTCGGCACGCCCGTGCGCATTGTCGGCGGCGCCTATCACGGCCATAAGGGGGTGGTGGTCCGCATCGAGGATGCGCATCCGAGCCGCCCGGTGGTCCGGCTGCTCACCGACCGCTGGGGGCAGCGCATCCGCCCGATCGAGATCGACACCTCGCAGGACGACGAGGCCGAAGTGCGCGCCGACCTCGGCTCCGCCCTCGAAACGATCCTCGGCGGTGAACTCGAGCCGCCCGGCCGCGAAGAGATGCCCAGCTGA
- a CDS encoding alpha/beta hydrolase, translating into MKNRSTYPSEETMPYVMANGYRHWYEIHGEGEPVVQVHGAALGHYNFMKVTPIISQHFKVYDYDMIGYHNSEKPTDVKFTLEWWADDLAAMMDALGLEKAHIHSTSFGAMIGVIFAAKYPEKTHSLVAGCFMTRYDEAARMRVRIFQRLALSAGMVKELAEAIALYAFTRSYLESEEGKKDLEWCTRYWLDNTPEQFAAGFGAMLAADLEPYLPRIKAPTLLQVGEQDDMTPLDAGPSGFGMRRASQTIPNAELHIIPNCRHLHIVERPQETAERVIDFFKRHPMT; encoded by the coding sequence ATGAAGAATCGTTCGACCTACCCCTCGGAGGAAACCATGCCCTACGTGATGGCCAACGGCTACCGGCACTGGTACGAGATCCATGGCGAGGGCGAGCCGGTTGTTCAGGTCCACGGCGCGGCGCTCGGGCACTACAACTTCATGAAGGTGACGCCGATCATCAGCCAGCACTTCAAGGTGTACGACTACGACATGATCGGCTACCACAACAGCGAGAAGCCGACCGATGTCAAGTTCACGCTCGAATGGTGGGCGGACGATTTGGCGGCGATGATGGACGCCCTCGGCCTTGAGAAAGCGCACATCCATTCCACCTCGTTCGGCGCGATGATCGGGGTCATCTTCGCTGCCAAATACCCTGAAAAGACCCATTCGCTCGTTGCCGGCTGCTTCATGACGCGCTACGACGAGGCTGCCCGGATGCGAGTGCGGATCTTCCAGCGGCTGGCGCTCTCTGCCGGGATGGTGAAAGAACTCGCCGAGGCGATCGCGCTCTACGCCTTCACTCGGTCGTATCTCGAGTCGGAGGAGGGGAAGAAAGACTTGGAGTGGTGCACGCGCTACTGGCTCGACAACACCCCCGAGCAGTTCGCTGCCGGGTTCGGCGCGATGCTGGCAGCCGATCTCGAGCCGTACCTGCCGCGCATCAAAGCGCCGACACTCCTCCAAGTCGGCGAACAGGACGACATGACGCCGCTCGATGCCGGCCCGAGCGGGTTCGGGATGCGCCGCGCCAGCCAGACGATCCCGAACGCCGAGCTGCATATCATTCCGAACTGCCGCCACCTGCACATCGTGGAGCGGCCGCAGGAGACGGCGGAGCGGGTGATCGACTTCTTCAAACGCCACCCCATGACGTAG
- the uvrB gene encoding excinuclease ABC subunit UvrB: MPEFKIVSEFRPTGDQPQAIEKLVEGLQRGYRAQTLLGVTGSGKTFTMASVIERVQRPALVLAHNKTLAAQLYSEFKEFFPNNAVEYFVSYYDYYQPEAYVPRTDTYIEKDASINDEIDKLRNAATRSLLTRRDVIIVASVSCIYGLGAPEEYSQFVERIAVGERRKREKILHRLVDMQYVRNDYNFARGTFRVRGDTLEIFPAYDETVLRIEFWGDEVERIVELDPLTGEILSQRSAIEIFPAKHFVATEDTLKAAIASIEEELAERVAELERQGKLLEAARLRQRTTYDLEMLREAGYCNGIENYARHLARRPPGSTPSCLLDYFPDDFIMFIDESHMTLPQVRGMYHGDRSRKEVLVEYGFRLPSALDNRPLNFEEFNAHINQVIYVSATPSAYELETSDQVVEQLIRPTGLLDPTIEVKPTRGQIDDLLSEIRARVQRKERALVTTLTKRMAEDLAEYLQEMGIKTHYLHSEIETLERVEILRDLRLGVYDVVVGINLLREGLDLPEVSLVAILDADKEGYLRSETALIQTIGRAARHVDGHVIMYADTVTGSMQRAIDETYRRRRIQLAYNEQHGITPQGIRKAIRDLTERVRAVAEERPPYGAANSAQLAKDDLAKLIRELEKQMKEAAKALEFERAALLRDQIAELRGLLAQNELVPVR, translated from the coding sequence ATGCCCGAGTTCAAGATCGTCTCTGAGTTCCGGCCGACCGGTGACCAGCCGCAGGCGATCGAGAAGCTTGTCGAAGGGCTCCAGCGCGGCTATCGCGCCCAGACGCTCCTTGGGGTCACCGGCTCAGGCAAGACGTTCACGATGGCGAGCGTCATCGAGCGGGTGCAGCGGCCGGCGCTCGTCCTCGCCCATAACAAAACGCTTGCCGCCCAGCTTTACAGCGAGTTCAAAGAATTCTTCCCCAACAACGCCGTCGAATATTTCGTCTCCTATTACGACTACTACCAGCCGGAAGCCTACGTTCCCCGCACGGATACCTACATCGAGAAAGACGCCTCAATCAACGACGAGATCGACAAGCTGCGCAATGCCGCAACGCGCTCACTGCTCACGCGGCGCGATGTCATCATTGTCGCCTCAGTCTCCTGCATCTATGGCCTTGGCGCGCCGGAGGAGTATTCCCAGTTTGTTGAACGCATCGCGGTCGGTGAGCGCCGCAAGCGCGAGAAGATCCTCCATCGCCTCGTCGACATGCAGTATGTGCGGAACGACTACAACTTCGCTCGCGGAACCTTTCGCGTCCGCGGCGATACGCTCGAGATCTTCCCGGCCTATGATGAAACGGTGCTTCGGATCGAGTTTTGGGGCGATGAGGTCGAGCGCATCGTCGAACTTGACCCCCTAACCGGCGAGATCCTGTCGCAGCGGAGCGCGATCGAGATTTTCCCGGCGAAGCACTTCGTCGCCACCGAAGATACGTTGAAGGCGGCGATCGCCTCGATCGAGGAGGAGCTGGCGGAGCGCGTTGCGGAGCTCGAACGCCAAGGCAAGCTGCTGGAAGCGGCGCGGCTTCGGCAGCGGACGACCTACGACCTCGAGATGCTGCGCGAAGCGGGCTACTGCAACGGCATCGAGAACTATGCGCGCCACCTTGCGCGCCGGCCGCCGGGCAGCACGCCCTCGTGCTTGCTCGACTACTTCCCGGACGACTTCATCATGTTCATCGACGAATCGCACATGACGCTGCCGCAGGTCCGGGGCATGTATCACGGCGACCGGTCGCGGAAAGAAGTGCTCGTCGAGTATGGCTTCCGCCTGCCCTCCGCGCTGGATAATCGCCCGCTCAACTTCGAGGAGTTCAATGCCCACATCAATCAAGTTATCTACGTCTCAGCGACGCCGTCCGCCTATGAGCTGGAGACCAGCGACCAAGTTGTCGAGCAGCTGATCCGGCCGACCGGCCTGCTCGACCCCACGATCGAGGTAAAACCGACCCGCGGCCAGATCGACGACTTGCTCAGCGAGATCCGCGCCCGTGTCCAGCGCAAGGAGCGCGCTCTCGTCACGACCCTCACCAAACGCATGGCGGAAGACCTCGCCGAGTATCTGCAGGAGATGGGGATCAAGACCCACTACCTCCACTCCGAGATCGAGACGCTCGAGCGGGTCGAGATCCTGCGCGACCTCCGGCTTGGCGTCTACGATGTCGTCGTCGGCATTAACCTCCTGCGCGAGGGGCTGGACCTCCCTGAGGTCAGCCTCGTCGCTATCCTCGACGCCGATAAGGAAGGCTACCTCCGTTCTGAGACTGCGCTCATTCAGACGATCGGCCGCGCCGCGCGCCATGTCGACGGTCACGTCATCATGTACGCCGATACGGTCACCGGGTCGATGCAGCGGGCGATCGACGAGACCTACCGCCGTCGGCGCATCCAGCTCGCGTACAACGAACAGCATGGAATCACGCCGCAAGGGATCCGCAAAGCCATCCGCGATCTCACCGAGCGTGTCCGCGCGGTCGCGGAGGAGCGGCCGCCCTATGGCGCTGCGAACTCGGCACAGCTCGCGAAAGACGACCTCGCGAAGCTGATCCGCGAACTTGAGAAGCAGATGAAAGAAGCGGCCAAGGCGCTCGAGTTCGAGCGCGCCGCGCTCCTGCGCGATCAGATCGCCGAACTGCGGGGACTGCTCGCTCAGAACGAGCTTGTGCCGGTCCGGTAA
- the flgM gene encoding flagellar biosynthesis anti-sigma factor FlgM has translation MMRIELNSTERVSVPPTTAPDSNAVPAAPALTTPADGISLSSAAQELRAYQRAAQEAPEVREDLVAQLKAKIAAGQYHPSAEEIARKLLGS, from the coding sequence ATGATGCGGATCGAGCTGAACAGCACGGAGCGGGTGAGCGTTCCGCCGACGACCGCTCCTGACAGCAACGCTGTTCCCGCTGCGCCCGCCCTCACTACGCCGGCGGACGGCATCTCCCTCTCGAGCGCCGCCCAAGAGCTGCGCGCCTACCAGCGGGCAGCGCAGGAAGCGCCAGAGGTTCGCGAAGACCTCGTCGCCCAGCTGAAAGCGAAGATCGCGGCGGGGCAGTATCACCCCTCGGCAGAAGAGATTGCCCGCAAGCTGCTGGGCAGCTGA
- the rsmI gene encoding 16S rRNA (cytidine(1402)-2'-O)-methyltransferase gives MTLYLVATPIGNLEDITLRALRILREVPLIAAEDTRRARVLLQHYGIPTPVTSYHDVNKRSKLPALLAKLREGDLALISEAGMPAINDPGYELVAAAAAAGIPVVPIPGPSAPIAALAVSGLPSDRFVYEGFLPRKAGERRQALRALARERRTIVLLEAPHRLRDSLTDLLAELGNRPIAVCRELTKLHEEIYRGDVAGALAHFTAPRGEFVLVLAGASSAAPDIPLDDQIAAGLAAGIPPARLAAALAAASGARRQEVYRAILAQSPGTGSQHKTEAADPTENRRSIR, from the coding sequence ATGACCCTCTATCTCGTCGCGACCCCGATCGGCAATCTCGAGGACATCACGCTGCGGGCGCTGCGGATCCTGCGCGAGGTGCCGCTGATCGCCGCCGAAGATACGCGCCGCGCGCGGGTGCTGCTGCAGCACTACGGCATTCCGACGCCGGTGACGAGCTACCACGATGTCAACAAGCGGAGCAAGCTGCCGGCGCTGCTCGCCAAGCTCCGTGAAGGCGATCTCGCGCTGATCAGCGAGGCCGGCATGCCGGCGATCAACGACCCCGGATATGAACTGGTGGCGGCGGCCGCGGCCGCCGGCATTCCCGTGGTGCCGATCCCGGGACCATCGGCCCCGATCGCCGCGCTCGCCGTCTCCGGCCTGCCCAGCGACCGGTTTGTCTACGAAGGGTTCCTGCCGCGGAAAGCCGGGGAGCGCCGGCAGGCGCTTCGGGCGCTCGCGCGCGAACGCCGGACGATCGTCCTCCTTGAAGCGCCGCACCGCCTGCGCGACAGTCTGACCGACCTCTTGGCTGAGCTGGGAAATCGGCCGATTGCGGTCTGCCGTGAGCTGACCAAGCTCCACGAAGAGATCTACCGGGGCGATGTCGCGGGGGCGCTGGCGCATTTCACCGCCCCGCGCGGCGAATTCGTCCTCGTCCTCGCCGGGGCGTCCTCGGCAGCGCCCGACATACCGCTGGACGACCAGATCGCCGCCGGCCTCGCCGCCGGAATCCCGCCCGCTCGCCTCGCGGCCGCGCTCGCGGCCGCCAGCGGCGCGCGCCGGCAAGAGGTCTATCGGGCCATCCTCGCCCAGAGTCCCGGGACGGGAAGCCAGCACAAAACGGAAGCGGCAGACCCTACGGAAAATCGCCGTTCGATCCGATAG
- a CDS encoding replication-associated recombination protein A → MRPRTLEEFEGQQALVGAGAVLRRAIEADRLPSLILWGPPGSGKTTLARIIATMSRAAFVPLSAVTAGVADLRAAVADARARRRHGQRTMLFIDEIHRFNKAQQDAILPHVESGLICLVGATTENPAFEVNAALLSRCRVFRLEALDDAAIGRIIDRALADRERGLGAEPTELAPEARRFLIAQASGDARIALTALELAVAATPPDADGVRRVTLAAMEGALQHRALRHDKQGDQHYDLISALIKSVRASDPDAAVYWLARLLEAGEDPMFIARRLVILAAEDVGLADPQALPLAVAAQQAAHFVGMPEGYLPLTEAVLYLASAPKSNSTIRAYSAARADVLATLDQPVPLHLRNAPTALARAFGHGEGYRYAHDEAAPNPNDPARPPDALLQGNLPEGLAGRRYFEPSAIGAEESIRRWLERRRSGA, encoded by the coding sequence ATGCGGCCGCGGACGCTCGAGGAATTCGAGGGCCAGCAGGCGCTTGTCGGCGCGGGCGCCGTGCTCCGCCGCGCCATCGAGGCAGACCGCTTGCCCTCGCTCATTCTCTGGGGCCCGCCAGGCAGCGGCAAGACCACGCTGGCCCGCATTATCGCCACGATGAGCCGCGCCGCCTTCGTCCCGCTGTCGGCTGTCACCGCTGGGGTTGCGGACCTGCGCGCTGCCGTTGCTGACGCGCGCGCGCGCCGCCGCCACGGTCAGCGCACGATGCTGTTCATCGACGAGATCCACCGCTTCAACAAGGCGCAGCAGGACGCCATCTTGCCGCATGTCGAGAGCGGGCTGATCTGCCTTGTCGGCGCCACGACTGAAAATCCGGCTTTTGAAGTGAATGCCGCGCTCCTCTCGCGCTGCCGCGTCTTTCGCTTGGAAGCGCTCGACGACGCCGCAATCGGGCGGATCATCGACCGGGCACTGGCCGACCGCGAGCGCGGGCTCGGCGCAGAGCCGACCGAGCTCGCGCCCGAGGCGCGGCGCTTCCTCATCGCCCAAGCGAGCGGCGATGCTCGGATTGCGCTGACGGCGCTCGAACTCGCTGTCGCGGCCACCCCGCCCGATGCGGATGGCGTCCGCCGTGTCACGCTCGCCGCCATGGAAGGGGCGCTCCAGCACCGGGCGCTCCGCCACGACAAGCAGGGCGACCAGCACTACGACCTCATCTCGGCCCTGATCAAGAGCGTCCGCGCCTCTGACCCTGACGCGGCGGTCTATTGGCTTGCGCGGCTGCTGGAGGCGGGAGAAGACCCGATGTTCATCGCACGGCGACTGGTTATCCTCGCCGCCGAGGACGTCGGCCTTGCCGACCCTCAGGCACTGCCGCTCGCCGTCGCGGCGCAACAGGCGGCGCATTTCGTCGGAATGCCCGAAGGCTATCTGCCGCTCACGGAGGCGGTGCTCTATCTCGCCTCGGCACCGAAGAGCAATTCGACCATCCGCGCCTATAGCGCCGCGCGTGCCGACGTGCTCGCCACGCTCGACCAGCCAGTGCCGCTCCATCTGCGCAACGCGCCGACCGCCCTCGCCCGGGCGTTCGGCCACGGGGAAGGCTACCGCTACGCCCACGACGAGGCTGCGCCAAATCCGAATGACCCGGCGCGTCCGCCCGACGCGCTGCTCCAAGGCAACCTGCCGGAAGGGCTTGCCGGACGCCGCTACTTCGAGCCGAGCGCGATCGGCGCCGAAGAGAGCATCCGCCGCTGGCTCGAGCGCCGCCGTTCCGGAGCGTGA